TATGGTGAACACAAACGGCATCCGCATTGCCCAGGACCGCGATTTTGCGCGGAGGCTGGCCGAGTACATGCCAGGATTCGAAATTTACCTGCAATTCGACAGCTTTGAGGCGCATGTGCTGAAGGAGCTGAGAGGGGCCGATCTTCGGCGCATCCGCCAGCAAGCCATCGACCATCTGAATGAATTCAATATCTCCACGACACTGGTCGTCACGCTGAAGAAAGGCCTCAATGACGGCGAAATCGGAGATATCATTCAGTATGGGCTTCAGCAAAAAGCGGTGCGCGGCGTCACCATTCAGCCGATTCAGGCTGCGGGCCGGCTGGAGGGGTATGATCCGGCAACCGACCGGCTGACCGTGAGCGAAGTGCGGCGGATGATCATCGACCAGTCCGAGGTATTTACGGATGCGGACATTCTGCCGGTTCCTTGCCACCCGGATTGCCTGGCCATGGGCTACGCCTTGAAGCTGGGCGGGGAAGTGCTGCCGTTGACACGGATGATCGACCCGGAAATCCTGCTCGAGGGCGACAGCAACACGATTGTGTTTGAGCAGGATCCGGTGATCCGAGGCAAAATGTTTGAGCTGCTGTCGACCGGCCATTCGCCGCAATCCTCCGCGCTTTCCCTGAAGAGCCTGCTCTGCTGTCTGCCGCTAGCCGCCGTGCCGGAGCAGATTACCTATGACAACGTCTTCCGGGTCATTATCATGCAGTTCCTGGACGCCCATAACTTCGACGTCCGTTCCGTCAAGAAATCCTGCGTCCACATCATGCATCCCGACGGACGAATGATCCCGTTTGACACCTACAACATGTTCTACCGAGACGACAAGGAAGAGCTGCTGAAGGAGCTGAAGGAAGAGGTCGTCACGGCTTGGGACCGGTAGGAAGGCTCTGAAATCATGGCTCAATGGCTCTGAAACTGGAGGGATGAGGCGATATAACACTTGAGAAGAAGATAAGCGCTTTGGATTCTT
Above is a window of Paenibacillus sp. FSL K6-1330 DNA encoding:
- a CDS encoding radical SAM protein — protein: MPKNRPYLYHELTNSICTTCYRKVEAKIIEENGMIYMLKRCLVHGPEKVLIATEADYYHQTRKFIKPSEMPLVWNTPIRYGCPYDCGLCPDHEQHSCLTLLEITDHCNLQCPICFAESSPHRTSYRSLTQIEFMLDRIVENEGEPDIVQISGGEPTTHPDFFDILDMCKSRPIKHIMVNTNGIRIAQDRDFARRLAEYMPGFEIYLQFDSFEAHVLKELRGADLRRIRQQAIDHLNEFNISTTLVVTLKKGLNDGEIGDIIQYGLQQKAVRGVTIQPIQAAGRLEGYDPATDRLTVSEVRRMIIDQSEVFTDADILPVPCHPDCLAMGYALKLGGEVLPLTRMIDPEILLEGDSNTIVFEQDPVIRGKMFELLSTGHSPQSSALSLKSLLCCLPLAAVPEQITYDNVFRVIIMQFLDAHNFDVRSVKKSCVHIMHPDGRMIPFDTYNMFYRDDKEELLKELKEEVVTAWDR